From Bactrocera oleae isolate idBacOlea1 chromosome 4, idBacOlea1, whole genome shotgun sequence:
acacaaaatataaatgcattatattacaaaattttcaaaacttattcGTTCACTTACCAAAGAAAAGACCAGCAACGAGGCCGGCAACATGATTCCGTCTCCATGCACCGTATACTGCACCAGCGGCAAAACCGCCAATAACATAATTTaatctgaaattaaaattatatttatatttagtgtATAAGTTTAATTTAAGCTGTCTGTTACTTGTCATCCTTGCCGCGTACATTCGTCGAAACTAAAGTTGTCAATGTGAACGCAGTTGCCATGCCCATCATTGGCCCTGTGTTGTATGCAAATCGCGCTAATGTTGGTAGGTATCCTTGTGGTTTGGATAACATTAATACATCAATAGTTGACCAAGCAAGGCCGGTGCCAATAGCATATTTATTTGTGGCCACTATTTTTCCAAATGCATCCTGTCCATCAGGATGGTCGTAATATTGGGATTTGAGAACCGACATTGTAAATGCTTcaataaatgcataaaaattatatatttatattgaatgtTAACTATAATTACTGGAATATTTTAATTGACAGTATGGTTTGAAATAAGTCTTTTTAAAACAGAATATCATGTCATTTGAGGAAAACGACAATGTTTTATTACATGCATTGGTGTAgataattttaagaatacatttttttaatttaatattaaaatttttaagcacAATTTACTCACAATTTTACgtaattttctttcaaaaacaaTTGTAGCCCTACAAAGAATATTTTGACAAACAATCAGATGTTAATAACTGGAGAGTCGTGTGGCcacatgttttaaatatttatattttaatattttttatcaatggggttgcaataaaatatatagaatcAAAATACAGAAATATATTGATGAAGATATTATATATCTCTACAATGAGATATAAAATGGTTGTGTAAATGTTAGAATAGCGTCCCCCGGATTCGGGTATTGGTATGTACGGATAGAGGTTCTccagattaagaaaatttatacatttaactGCCGCTGATATTTCTTCGATTacacttatatatttaatatatatgtatatccattaacacttcactaattcatttctacacatttattttatattaaatagtgcaaaaataactttaaatcaatatttaacttttttcaatttctttcatTCATACAATAACAATTTCTCTCTGGCAGCAGGCTTGCAGTTGTCGCTGTCGCTAAATTGAAACCAGTTCCAATTTTGCCGACGACAATGGGCTGCTGTAGTGCTGCCACTAATATGTggtatgtaaaattattcaaagctctaaCAAATCTAATGTTATTTTACCAACAGAAGCATATATTGAACGTTTAAATTTCACTGAAGTTAACGGTTTTAGTACAGCAACAACGTAATTGTGTACATTAGCTGTTTGATATGTCGCCGCCGTCTTCAAAAAGTTCAAGAATCTGGCTTTAAGACGCCATTTGCCGATTTTGCattattatgaaaattggtaGTTCGTGTAGTTAAAGCATAAACCTTCGATAGTCAAAagaaactatcgatagtgagacgaaaaCATAACTAGCGATACCATCGATTATTTTGCAGCTCTAAAataatacacttatatttttcacttttatatccactaatacttcactaattcgtttttagacatttatgttatattatatgatgcaaaaatagctttatttcaatatttaaatgatcaattttattaattttgacaataacaaaagggttgtaaatgtcaaataaccagtgttaccgtATTGTGCTTATTTTGTGgtaataaattgaattaaaagctGCAGAAAAAAATCCTTACACCGTCGCAGTAAAATGTGTCAAGTACActtcaattcaaaaattcaattttgaaaGTAGCTGGGAGTCTTTCCGATGGTATATCAAAAGCTGTTGTTGCTTAAATCGATCATCAAGATTGTTATACTTCTTTTTTGCAACCGACTACTGAAGGTAAAGTCCAGAGTTTCTGgagcgcaattgataaacgtcaaaacctactgaactcaagcaactgtgaAAGTTCAGTAAGTCTGACCTTTAGCAAAtagaaaaagagggacggccagattaaaatatatatataataaataaatacataaataaaaagaaaacgtATACGcataaattgaaatgtatgtgatgaaatattttgtgatgCCAAGCCTAgtagtatatattttcaattgaaaattataaaaaacttttactaattgagaattaatacatttttttaccttttcagtattgaaatttcaaaagtcagttgttttaaaatatcaaaaaatcacaaaaatggatttaaatagtttttccatatgtttaacggatacatgtataataatatgtaattttaataaatattgggtattataatttaaatacccaaaaattattattttgtccgatctgtctacaatggaaaatgttataaaaaacgctaattttgaggcgctctcacactgggaagagttgggcatcccattatccctgctaAAGATGAAGCAACGAATCTGGCAATGGAGGAAATATTTACATCCATTGAGAGCAGCGATGATTGTCAGTTTATTTTAGCTGAAATAGGAGATGTTAGcaacattttcacttttttgtttttattacaccGCCTTCATTTTTACCAACCAAATAGAATCACAATAGACCCGTGGAATAGAACTACTGGGGAAACCACGTTAAAAAAACGCGCTAAATACACCATCTTATAGGTGGCGTGgaaacgtgtgcaaaatatgGAGATTACAAATTATCCTACTTTTTAAAGCGTTATATCTCCAAAATGGTGGCTCTTAGGAAAAAACTATTGATACATTTCTTATAGAGAATTATGTGATCTACAATTTTGGTTTTAGGTAATTTTGAAACTCgtgaaaaactaattttttggaCCTTTGACCTCGTGTCAATTTTTTTGCACACACCTGACGATGAGGACTTTTgagatttcttttataattatgttttgaGCAATTTTGCTGAAGTTCCGcttcttatgaatttttgtaaccttgaatgtgtattttttttttgttttatttgctaAATGTAAATCGTgtaggaatattttttttttgattaatttataaatacaatatctagtgttttttttgtcaaaaaacgttttttaaatttaaaaaatgataaCTGAGTAAACAATTTACTTAACGTTTGTATGTTAATCGGTAACTTTTCCCGGTGTATTGAGTtggatttaaacaaatttactatggagcaaaaattatttgcatttagCTACGCAATTGAAATTCAAATTGGATGCTAATGCGACGTTTAAATATTTACTGCATTCgaattaaatttgtgaaaaaaagctATTATCTGAAGATTTTTACTTACCCACCATTACAtctaattgcaaaataaaacaatattattattattttactaattGTATTCTATTTCGATTCGGGGTTGTTaacaaacaaatgtatatacatacaaacatatgtatgtactcttgTCAAATCACTggctaaacaaatttttattgtttgtaaaaataatacatgTGTATGAGTATACTTCAagagacatatatatatataaatttattaaataaacaattttaatgaacaattaaaagcttttcatttcattactagtattattatttttatttgtattaacatttgtataattttttgacaaaactggatattatttaaatttgtagagcatgtttttctaatgtatttttattttagtatacGACAATTTAGTTTGGCATACTAAATATTTTGAGCATACATGtacaaatttatgtacataagaaTACGAGCAAAAGTGGATAAACAAGAAAAGCGATGGAAAGTAAAACCaggaagtaataaataaaataatataagtgGATAATAATAAGAATTTCCATACAACGGAAGTACATGATtttaattatgttatttttgttcacgACAAATACGGTATACActtaacaaatatgtataagcAGAGTGTAGCAATATTCATGCATGACGCAAACTTCTAGGCCTTGGATAACAATTTTCAGATCAATGTTCATGAAAATAGCTAAAATCGATACGACTTAGAAAATACTATAAACGTACAATTCATTCAAAGAGATTACCATAATGTTATCGAAATTTGTCTAATTATTCATGTATATAATTTCCTTATTAATTGCTGAATATATTTGCAGATCACTGAGAAGATCTTCGTTCATGCCGTTTAAAGAAGTTTCGACCACAatccaatttaattattttgtcaaTTGAATTTagttaagtacatatttacttttagaaataatttttatttttcgtcaGCACCAATTATTTCGATATCATCCGCCAAGGGGCTTTCGATTTCCGGTTGATTTTCCACATACTTATTTTCATGGCTTGTATCCAAATTGATTAGTGATAATGTCATCTTACTACTCAACACCACCTGaagaatatatcaaaatataagtaCAATTAAATGGTTCTTTACACAAATTTTTGACGACTATATACCGCTGGCTCCTCTAGTGACCCATTAAGCTCTTTGTCATAAACTTCCTCAGTTTTAATTTCCGAATCGGTAACTAATATTTGTGACTCGTGCGCCAAAGCACCTTCCAAGTATATGGATTGTGGTTCAGGCTCCTGAGTATCGTTATTATCGCTGGACTATACAATTTGACCAGAAAAAGGTTATATTATTACAAATgaataacaattttaataatatgaaaatagttaTGCTgtcatttaaatacaaaaactcaaatatattgtagtacAGCTGGtataatataacattatttACCACACAATTTGCATATAACAGTGGATGCACATATCATCtacaatatttattgtaagCAGATTACGTACGTATTTTTTTGTCTAccgttgaaaataattttaaaataacaatagcaaaaagTGATGAATAGCATAAGAAGTTAGGCCAGTAAAGGGTTaaataatcgatattttttttttgtaaaagtacACTTTAGGGTCCTAAAACCATTATTCAGTGTAACAACGTTGTAATGAAAACAATTTGCTCTGTCCAATTCTCAGTAGTGACGAAGTGTGTGGCCAGCCAGCTTTTACATGTCCAACTTTAAACGGGTGTTAGTCGAAATTGAAGTTTTGAAATAGGCATGAatccaatttaaattttaactctagtttaaacaatttgttgctaattttttggtaaaaattgtaaataaaaaataccataCTCCATTTTACGAGAAATCTGAAGTTAAAAACATacctacacattttttttaaacactcaAATACATGATTCCTTAAGCCCTCTTTTAGAAGttcgatttcttttttttgttcgaGGCCTCTAGACTGGCCTAACCCCTTAAAATGCACACAAAcattatattgtaattgattttgtGTTGAATTAAGATAGATCCTtgtaattaaatgaataaaacatttatttaaatggaTATCGGGTTATTGAACAAGTTGTGCAATTTTTATGATGACTCGGAAGATTCGCTACGTGCACATTTGTAATTGCGTTCACGATAGCCTTGTGCACTTACATGTTCATGGTGCAAAAAGAAAACAGGTGTTGGAGGGCGGCCTGTCCACTTTTGGCCACCCTCACAACTTGCTGTCACCTCCATCCCAAGAACCTAAACAATATTGAAAGATTAGAAAATATTAccaaagataaaaaatatagaaatatcttTTACAATTCATATAATTCTTTGGACACAAAAACGATTTAATTCGGTAAGAGTATAATTTGACTAACGAAACTAACTAACTTTTTTATTGAGCCTTTTTCGACTTACAAGCCTCTGTAACATTTATTAAATGCACAATTATCTTATAATAATTGttgcaaatgaaatttaatactatTGCAAACAAGCGGAAGCtaaaaattaccaaatattAAGCACTTTCTATAAAGACTTTGTAAAATGCGACAGAACAAGTTATAAATTACATACGTATATTTCAATGTTTCAAACCCATGTGATTTGTTTtcaaagtttataataaaatacttacCGCCACTGATCGATCAGCATTGCCTTCCTTTTTCATTCGTTGTTGGATGTTCTTTTGTTCAGCAGCACCTATGGTTTTACTTATAGGACTCTGGATTTCATGCTTATGTTCTCTATCTACATTAGAGGGGGTTTCACTATTCACCAGATTTTGCTCGTTTGTAACTTTATAATCCCTATGCCCATGTTCCTGCTCAGATTTCGTATGCCCATTGGAAATGTGTCCAAAGTTCGATGTCGGATTTTCGCTTGATTTCTGAGTTcattaaacaaatgtaaaaacatttaagctacaatatatataccatgtgtgcatatatgtatgtacatatgttattgtaataattttatattttaaaatactgaaatatttgcaacaaaacCAATCCAAATGCAGCTGTTATTTagctatttttaatataaaaatctatatGTTCCATATGTGGTTTAATGTTTAGTGAAGAACATGCTATTCTCCAgttacataaattatattaaaaacaaaaagaggaTAAGAAATAAATGACTAACACAATCACGcattcaaaattaaacagttaGTATAGAAGTAAGAACAacctaaataatatttaagaaatgaTTTTTTAGCTTCAAAACAATTGGTTAGagttaatataaatacattttgataTTCGTAGCAGGTACTTTGGGTACGAATTTAGCGAAAACGGCGATGAAataaatctacatatgtatatatgttggcGGGGCTAACCTTAGGTGTATCTGAAGTCGCATTATTCTCTCGTAATTTTATTTGCTCATCGGCAGCATCAATTAAACCTTGAATTGCTGTTACAACTACTCGTTTTGTTCACGTTTATTTATTTGAGTAGTGCATTGATTTCAGTTTTGTCGAatttttatggttttattttttaacagggTTGGAACACGTGCACCATATGGAAAGAATTATGAAACAGAAAGGattggtatttaaattttgctggAGAGAACATTCTGATAATTGCActaatacctatgtatatatgttgaaAGTGAATAATGAAGTAATATGAgtaaaagaaattgcaaatttgaaTGATTCATGGTGAGAAGAGATGAGATTTTTCGCCGGTAATAGCCGAAATATAGAGAGAGATATATCACAATAACTTAGTTATGGAATAATTTGGAAAACATACCACATGTGAGTTATatcaaaaatcatttaaaatatgtCCTCTTGTTGATTGGTTTCTTTACCAAATTagattttataaatacttttctgAAACTAATTACAGatgatttaaattataatatttattttttaaatgttttgaagTTAGTAGTGTTTATGGAAACATgcatttacacaaaaaatttaagttgtaTGGCATGCCTAGGGTTCACGGGAAGTTGGGGTATAGGACGCGCAGTACTCGTGTAGCAATAAGGGACCGCGAGATAAAATATTCGAGGGAGAGCGGCTAAGTGACACTTAGTGCTATAGAAGCGCAAACTCTGTTATACGATTTCAACAGATTTTGGTCCAATATGTATGTGGATTAATTTCAAGAATGCCGTTTTTGTCTGATTGAGTAGGTGCTTCACAATTTTGAGACCAACGGGATGCGTCGTAgtcaatttgaaattaaattatagaaGTTATGAATTATACAACCAATTTACATCTATTTGCTAGTACTTAGGTTGGTGGTGTGTTGGCGTTAGAGCTGACTTTTAGTTGTTTTTCGTTCTCAATTTGATTCGTTGTGAATATTCTAATTCATTTTACTCTGTATAAATTGTATGGCGATCATCTTGAAATGaacatatgaataaaaataatataataaaacatatttttaattaagtctattatgaaaaaaacaagCTACAAATTATTGACTCAATGAACTTCGATTTTTAGACGATATTTATAAAAACGTAATTTCTTATAAATGAACTTAACAAATTACGACTAAAATGAATTTACAAACGCTTGGTAAAATATATGCTgaagttgtattttttgttgtacaatTATACTACGATATATCAATCTACGCTTTTAGCACTCAATGTAATACTTGCATGTGGAATTTGTTTGAAAGTAggtgaaaataagtgaaattttatttatgagaGAGATCAATGgatctttttcttcttttcagcaacaaatatatatttaaacatattcatatgtgtatgtgcatagaTATAGAATATTGCAATTcctgtaattaaataaaaaacaaacttcAGCGTATATTTTTTGCACTAATATTTTTCCTAGCTTTACTCAAACTGCTTATTcattggtatgtatgtatgtttgtattaatGAACTTATGCTTATGGAAACGTCTACTGTTTGCAACAAatgaatgtgtatgtatatgttttgggGAGCGTCTATCTAAGGTTAGATTCGTATTGGTCTGAGTTCATTTCTGCGATCAATTTTGCCATCGCCTTTTCGGTATCCTCAAGTTTTTTACGCAATTTCTCAATTTCCATTAATTGTTCAGTTTCCTTGCTGGATCCGGCAGCCAAGTTTCCGCCAGCGCCACCGCCAACACCACCAAAAGTGCTGGGTATTCCATGACTGTGTTGCTTCAGCTGCGTCGATAGAATGGAAGCCGCCGTGGCAGTTGCCAAACTGGCATTGTAAAGCTCACTGCCACTTGCAACACTGCCGCCACCACTACTGCTGATGTGCTCATGTGGTTTCGACCCTAGAATGTTATTGGTTTCGGTATTTCGTTTCAGTGTATTAATAGACAGCACACTACACTTTTAAATTCTAGTTTTATATAATACACATTGCTTAGTTTTgttacttaataaaattatgcgcaaagtaaatacaaatgtatgtacatatgtatttgcaagcGTTAACGGGATAAGTTGTGTATGTAACTggatgtttatttttatagtaaaatgAAATATGGTGGCTTAagttatagtatgtatatatgtttacaatATCATATAGTATGTGGGTGGCTGTGTTATTACAACATCATAATACtttacaattacatacatatgtcggaTATTAGAGTAAGCTTAATGTGCTTTGGTGTGAATAAATAATGAAAGGTTTAAATATTGTACTCATTGCAGTTATGGGTAAGTATCTATCAGTTATAGTGCTGTTTAAAGAAAtcgcaataaatatttaatgagtAAAAGTATGCTTTTAAGTACCCAGAAAAGTaggacatattttaaaatgattgagatacaaatttaaaaaaaatactttcaactaaaataaaatcacGTTTTTATAGGTATGCGTGTATAATGTTCCTTAAAATATAATCGCATTgtgttgaaaaatttttcttacTTGCTTGATGTTCGCGCCACCctgatttataattttacatgAAGATAAACGAAGTAAGTTACGAttgagtttataaaaattaaaaaaaaattatatatatatatatatatatatatatatattaatggatatatatctttaaaaactaaactgaTGTATGGAATAATCTTTCTATGAAAAGTACCTACATACAGACATAAACGAATGCGAAAATGTGTGTTATTTTCTAttgattgaaatattaaaactttaaccatcatatgttttttttttatatccatggcatgtaaaagtaaaatgttccaCCTAAAGACAGATGCCGTCGCATTATCCATTTGACTTTTGACtaataattatgattttttatagaaaattccATTTAAGTTCATTAAAATCACAGTGGGTACAAACAAAACCATAGATACAAGTAAATCTTCTAAGCCGAAAAGTTCAGAGATGTTAAGTGAATGTGCAAATTGATAGAATGCCTGGAATTATCAGCTGATATTCACTTACGAACATTAAAAACAGATAAGTAGAACCTGCGATTAGTAACAAAACGTAAGATCTTGATGGACGGACTTAAAGCGTTGTAGcgtttgcattaaaaatatttaaatacgaaTATTTTGCTACGAACTTTACTAtagaatattaatatatttttcatattatcgctttataaaaatgttttttttcgattCCTTCCATTTTCAAAAGGCGAATGGATGGAGTCAAACGAGTACATAACATAGAGCTAAGGTCATATCTTTTTAGAATGCTACAAAAATCGGTTAGATGAACCAATAATATTTGGAAAAGTGTACATATGCTTTTGTTCACACACCTACACACTTATAGGTTCACATACTGGTTTCAATGACTGGATAGCAATGTTTTACAAACATGATCTCAAGGTTTTAAttacttattaaaatataagcAACTCAcctatttttgaattatttacttCGTCAACTTGTCTGCCATTTTCTTGACCAAAGACTTCTTTTCTAAAGTCGGGATTAGTTGGCATGGGTCCATAGGGGGCATTCGGCGTTGGCCGCTTGAAAACTAACTGTGAAGAAAGGATAAGGAAgtcaattattaaataattttctggaggcctctgaaatttttaaattttagaggTTATGTACAACACAACTATTTTTGCCTAATATCATacgatttatttaaattaatttgtttacctTCATGATCGTGTAACCAAAGAAGACTATTATCCCAATTGTATAAAGTGGCATTATGAAGCCCATACTATTACCAGCACGGGCCTGCGGTTGATGCATAGATCCGGCACCCATGGGTGGGCGCATTCCGGGTATAGGACCAGGCTGTAAAGTGAAATGTATAATAACTTGGAATACATGCACGCatgtaaaaatgtttgtatattgttaattaaattgtaaaattatttataataattgcaTTGGGACAATTGAAAGCAAGAGTCCAGTCTGGGATTGTGAGAATTATTAAGACACTAATGTTAATCGTTCCATTCATACCACAAGAACGCATGTGTGAACAAATTGACTATATAATTTGGGTGCGTGTTTGTAATGTAATGCAGAATTTATGTATGAACGAAAACAAATCGAAATGATCTTGAAAGAGAAAAGCGAAAGTTCTAGCTAGAGCGAAAAGTGTGCGCGTAATTTTGACCGtgaattttcgaattttcacTCAGAGTTCATTATCGCTTTACATATCTACACGAGCATCGGTAGTATGTTAGACTAGCgaaattatatatactatacgtATTATTAATATCTACATACctattattacatatgtatgtatgcttttgtTCATGAAAGCTTAAATAGGAACTTGAGTGAGTGAGAAAGTTTTATGTTTATACCTAGCCCATTCAAAGCAAATCGTGTAAAGGTAAAAAATTCAGGGGACATAAATGGGGACTCTGACCAATTTCGGAGTGCCGTAAATGCAAACTTACAAAATCGagaaacatttatataattatatttttagtacatatttcatatttatatattatctgATCCTTCGGAAATAAAGAATTACGAGTCATGCGTTGTGAGAGTAAAAGGTCGGTACGTCATTTTAAGACGTCTACATATTATACTCACGCGGCCATCAATGATACGTGGCGGTGGATTGTTGGCTGATCCTTTGCGCTCCAAAATTGGCACTGTCGGTGTAGTTGCGGGTATAGCACGACCCCGTTCACGCATCGCTTGATAAATTGATTCGGGATGTAAATGTGCTGGACGCTCCTGTCGTAAACCTGGATTAGAATCTATTATTATATGGTGattaccaatatatatatgtacatttctaAAGCGTGAGTTAGTGTGGCTACGAAAAGAATTAAAACCTCTTTAAGGTGACaaaagtataaatttaaaaaaataaaatttgtgcttattaattatattcaaaaatcaaattaccacaaatttcaaaacatacaTGTTATGTATTCACGAAATTTCTTCATCTAAGAATGTGGGGTATGCATATGTTCATAGTAAAGATGTACTCTGCTAAACTTCTCAGTCAGATATTTTTGTGTTATGGTTAGTTTGCTGTTATTAAGGCAGTTACTGCCTTGTTCCTCCTTTGGACTTGAATTCATAGAAACGTCATACACGCAGAATAACAGTAAATACTTTATGCATGACGCATTGGACTAAACACTACATAAAAACCATATCAAAGGGGCCTGAAGATAATAGTTTACATGAAAATATTCTAGATATTTGAACCGATAAGAATAAATGCCAAAGTGTAAATGCAAACACAAATCGCCTGATTAAAGTTTGCGATAAAGCAGGGAAACTACGTCAAGGACACCTTATCAGCACAATAAAGTCATTGGTAACTAGATTTCCAATTTGGAAAACTATCATTCATTGCAGAACagaattattactattattttcggTTTCCCTTTGTTCCGATAATATTACTTTCGCAAGTGCTTACAATCGTAGTACTTGAAACATAGTGAATTAACTCTTACGCGCGGCTTAATGGATTTCAATTAAATGGTACCACGTTTATAGAATGTCTTTTTGGCCCTTAAACAATATTAAACTCATTTTATCTAcacaaatgaaattttattagtaattcattaatttaaagCCGATTTAATACATATTAACGAATTTAGAGAGGATCGATAAGTTTTCAGTTTCTTGGTGTTAGACCGAATTTCTCGCAAGTAATGGTACaatgattaattttttaaaaggttTAGTAGTGccaacaataaaattatatttcaaggtGTAGAAAACATACTCATCTCTCCGGTATATAAATTCAGTTGCTTGCGGTACAATTGTGGACCGATTTCTGTTGGAGTTTCATTCAGAAACTTATCTCTGTCAATAACAACATCACAACAACCTGAGTATTGATACACAACATAGCACGCACAATtttaaaacagatttacgtttttccatacaaaagaaaaaatgtgaaaaatatacagattattataaattgaaataataaaaataaaactggcAAATATTGggtgttttaataatttttggccTACTCACCTCCCGGTCCACGTTGATCTTTTAAATTCCCGCTTTTCGCGGGCACATTGCTGCCGAACATCAACGGGTAGAATACCTTCGG
This genomic window contains:
- the RIC-3 gene encoding uncharacterized protein RIC-3 isoform X7, whose product is MQQTRSQRRPSSHLFQMQDGLSPKKTAVIIVTVIGCIAILWPKVFYPLMFGSNVPAKSGNLKDQRGPGGLRQERPAHLHPESIYQAMRERGRAIPATTPTVPILERKGSANNPPPRIIDGRPGPIPGMRPPMGAGSMHQPQARAGNSMGFIMPLYTIGIIVFFGYTIMKLVFKRPTPNAPYGPMPTNPDFRKEVFGQENGRQVDEVNNSKIVVTAIQGLIDAADEQIKLRENNATSDTPKKSSENPTSNFGHISNGHTKSEQEHGHRDYKVTNEQNLVNSETPSNVDREHKHEIQSPISKTIGAAEQKNIQQRMKKEGNADRSVAVLGMEVTASCEGGQKWTGRPPTPVFFLHHEHSSDNNDTQEPEPQSIYLEGALAHESQILVTDSEIKTEEVYDKELNGSLEEPAVVLSSKMTLSLINLDTSHENKYVENQPEIESPLADDIEIIGADEK
- the RIC-3 gene encoding resistance to inhibitors of cholinesterase protein 3 isoform X6 — translated: MQQTRSQRRPSSHLFQMQDGLSPKKTAVIIVTVIGCIAILWPKVFYPLMFGSNVPAKSGNLKDQRGPGGLRQERPAHLHPESIYQAMRERGRAIPATTPTVPILERKGSANNPPPRIIDGRPGPIPGMRPPMGAGSMHQPQARAGNSMGFIMPLYTIGIIVFFGYTIMKLVFKRPTPNAPYGPMPTNPDFRKEVFGQENGRQVDEVNNSKIGWREHQAIVTAIQGLIDAADEQIKLRENNATSDTPKKSSENPTSNFGHISNGHTKSEQEHGHRDYKVTNEQNLVNSETPSNVDREHKHEIQSPISKTIGAAEQKNIQQRMKKEGNADRSVAVLGMEVTASCEGGQKWTGRPPTPVFFLHHEHSSDNNDTQEPEPQSIYLEGALAHESQILVTDSEIKTEEVYDKELNGSLEEPAVVLSSKMTLSLINLDTSHENKYVENQPEIESPLADDIEIIGADEK
- the RIC-3 gene encoding uncharacterized protein RIC-3 isoform X2, yielding MQQTRSQRRPSSHLFQMQDGLSPKKTAVIIVTVIGCIAILWPKVFYPLMFGSNVPAKSGNLKDQRGPGGCCDVVIDRDKFLNETPTEIGPQLYRKQLNLYTGEMSLRQERPAHLHPESIYQAMRERGRAIPATTPTVPILERKGSANNPPPRIIDGRPGPIPGMRPPMGAGSMHQPQARAGNSMGFIMPLYTIGIIVFFGYTIMKLVFKRPTPNAPYGPMPTNPDFRKEVFGQENGRQVDEVNNSKIGWREHQAIVTAIQGLIDAADEQIKLRENNATSDTPKKSSENPTSNFGHISNGHTKSEQEHGHRDYKVTNEQNLVNSETPSNVDREHKHEIQSPISKTIGAAEQKNIQQRMKKEGNADRSVAVLGMEVTASCEGGQKWTGRPPTPVFFLHHEHSSDNNDTQEPEPQSIYLEGALAHESQILVTDSEIKTEEVYDKELNGSLEEPAVVLSSKMTLSLINLDTSHENKYVENQPEIESPLADDIEIIGADEK
- the RIC-3 gene encoding uncharacterized protein RIC-3 isoform X1, giving the protein MQQTRSQRRPSSHLFQMQDGLSPKKTAVIIVTVIGCIAILWPKVFYPLMFGSNVPAKSGNLKDQRGPGGCCDVVIDRDKFLNETPTEIGPQLYRKQLNLYTGEMNSNPGLRQERPAHLHPESIYQAMRERGRAIPATTPTVPILERKGSANNPPPRIIDGRPGPIPGMRPPMGAGSMHQPQARAGNSMGFIMPLYTIGIIVFFGYTIMKLVFKRPTPNAPYGPMPTNPDFRKEVFGQENGRQVDEVNNSKIGWREHQAIVTAIQGLIDAADEQIKLRENNATSDTPKKSSENPTSNFGHISNGHTKSEQEHGHRDYKVTNEQNLVNSETPSNVDREHKHEIQSPISKTIGAAEQKNIQQRMKKEGNADRSVAVLGMEVTASCEGGQKWTGRPPTPVFFLHHEHSSDNNDTQEPEPQSIYLEGALAHESQILVTDSEIKTEEVYDKELNGSLEEPAVVLSSKMTLSLINLDTSHENKYVENQPEIESPLADDIEIIGADEK
- the RIC-3 gene encoding uncharacterized protein RIC-3 isoform X4; this encodes MQQTRSQRRPSSHLFQMQDGLSPKKTAVIIVTVIGCIAILWPKVFYPLMFGSNVPAKSGNLKDQRGPGGCCDVVIDRDKFLNETPTEIGPQLYRKQLNLYTGEMSLRQERPAHLHPESIYQAMRERGRAIPATTPTVPILERKGSANNPPPRIIDGRPGPIPGMRPPMGAGSMHQPQARAGNSMGFIMPLYTIGIIVFFGYTIMKLVFKRPTPNAPYGPMPTNPDFRKEVFGQENGRQVDEVNNSKIVVTAIQGLIDAADEQIKLRENNATSDTPKKSSENPTSNFGHISNGHTKSEQEHGHRDYKVTNEQNLVNSETPSNVDREHKHEIQSPISKTIGAAEQKNIQQRMKKEGNADRSVAVLGMEVTASCEGGQKWTGRPPTPVFFLHHEHSSDNNDTQEPEPQSIYLEGALAHESQILVTDSEIKTEEVYDKELNGSLEEPAVVLSSKMTLSLINLDTSHENKYVENQPEIESPLADDIEIIGADEK